DNA from Musa acuminata AAA Group cultivar baxijiao chromosome BXJ1-5, Cavendish_Baxijiao_AAA, whole genome shotgun sequence:
GTTTGTGATCCTGCTCTTCATGATCCACATTTGCATTAAGTAATCTGCTCTATCCTTGAAGTAAACCACTTTCTACTTGATATGATTCAGGTTGAGGATTCCTAATgtcatttaatctatgttttgtaaGACATAAATTATCGATTCAACTCTCTACTTAATCTCCTTGTTATGCATCAATTTCATGTGTTGACAATAAAAGCTGCAGAACATTATATTCAAAAAATTTTTACAAACTACGTAGCAAAATTATATACTGGAATAATCATTCGAATGTTTTTAAAGCAGTAAATCTCCTTTACACACAATATGCTTCAGAGAAGTTGTGCAGGTAGAAGTGTGTTTACAACCCTTTCTGTTCATATTCTCGCTGTTTTATGCTTCTTTATGCCAAGAATCATGTGTTTCAGCTATAGATCTGGTGACATGGACTGATGTCTTCCGTAATCTTCTTCTGTGCCAAACATTGGCCATGTTTGGTTTGCATTTAGAATTCATGTCATTGGATGTTTGTATCAATCAAAACTTCTTGCTGTTCTTTCAGGTACTACAAGATCATCGAAGCCGATCACATATTTTTCATAGTAAATCGGGAGAGAGCAGGAGTACAATTTGATCTATTGTATGATGGCATATTCCAGCGGTGCAGAAAGCACATCTTTAGAAGCAGTACACCGATATTACCCAATGACACAGCAATCAGTGATCCCCATTACTCGCAAACTACTGAAGTAGGTGATCAGATGCCTTCTCCTCAGATTCCAGCATAATTAAGGTCATTTTCCAATACAAGCCAGGCCTTATGTGTTATTCAGAGTTCAGCAAACATGAAACGTTTAGGTTTTTCATAGAATCGAAGCTACTGAAATATCGTTTGACGACAATCCACCCTGTAAATTATGCTGTTATTCGGtgaggcaatttgctataaatATGTTGAGTTATATACTTAATTACTCTTGGCCTAATCTTGTTGGTACTGTCTATATGGATTTATACACTTCATTACTCTCGGCCTAATCTTGTTGGTACTGTCTATATGGATTTATATACTGTATCAGTGACTGGTATCCGTGCTGGCCTGATACTTTGAACCATGATTCTTCCAGCGATTATTGAGTAGATTCTGCTCTAAGTAGGCTCGCTTCTCTTCGCTTCCAACTTACATTTCCAACTGATCTCAATTCCAGACATGGACAGAACAAAGTTGTTAATTTGGCACTGCAGAGTTTtctgataatattattattatcattcatagatcatcctttcttggcaTCCTCAAGAAGAGAAGGATAACATAAAGTAAATACTAGAGAACCAATTTGAGACAAAGGTTTAGTTGACATCAATAGATGTGGCATCAAATAGGCTAATTATTGAGTGGGAATCATTCTCTTAAGGTCAACTTTGATCCTATACAAAATTTACAGGTTTTCTTATTTAGAGTATATTTTGAGAAGGCTAGTTTCTTATTCTCCAGGAAGATTGGTTCCATAAATTTATCCTAAGTGAAGAATAACTGTGTCAGAAAAAGAGTTGCAAAATAATAACCATCCTTTGTGATATAATTTGTGCAATTTTGAGGGTTTCCAGCACTAATGATGCCTCCGTTCATTGTTCACAAGAATGTTGGCAGCAACAAGTCATATAATCACAAGTTATTGTTGATCATGATCATCAGTCTTCTTATGTTAAAATTAGTTAAATATCATATTAGAAAGAAAGATATGACAAATAAAAAATCTTAGTTATTAGATCAAAAGCTCAATGTGATCACTTATGGCTATCAAAAATTTTGAGATTATCTGTCTTAATAAGTTTGAGTTGGATTCTGCTTGTATTGGCCACATTCATATGCTTTTTTCACTCACAGCTACTATTCAAAATGTTTCTTGTAGTGTCATCTTCTAGCTTTAAAGTGATAAAAAGAGTTGTCATCATAATTCAAAGAAATTATTCACATGCTTTCCATCTCTACAAGAAGCAAAAAACAATTCGATGCCAAAACACAAGAAGAACCTTCTGCTGTGTGAAATCATAATATGAAATTTTATTACTTTAGCCAAGAATATGACAATACATATCTTCATGAGTCTGATAAAGTAGTAAAGAAAAGAGAGGCTGTAACAACATTTAGTCAACAAAATCGATATTTACGGAACCGCATAAATCTTCTGCTTCTTCCCAGCTGCTAACTGGTATAGTTTCTGACTTCATCAGGGAATAATTTGGCtggaaatttttttttgtttgttcaaATTTCAATTATCAATCATTAGGTCCAATGCTGTCTCTAGAAGAGAGGATAAGGGTTTACTGTGCTGGATCAGTCCAACACTACCAGAGAAAATGTGAAAGCACTCAAGTTGTGATGTGGTCTCTGCTACAGACCCCAATAAATTCTCCATCTCAAATTTTTTGAACAACTGGATACTGTTTCTGTTGGATTTCATCATCCAAATAGCTTGCTCAATCACAAACCTCCTTATTCTTGGGACCATAATTTCTGGAAATGTGTATTTTTCCAGTGTCCGAACAAGCTTCTCCACAAGATCAGTTTCTTCAATGCTAGCTTGCCTAAGTGCTTCAGCAAATTCATCAGGATCCATGAGTTTGCAGATCTGTGTAGTTAGACCAATAGATACTTCTAGTAGTTTCTCTTTTGCCTCCATAATCGATTTCAATACCTGTTCAGAAAACAAGAATGTTAATCTGTGGACTTGATATCTATCATTTTGTTGGTGAATTATAAGGTATTCATCTGAAATTTGAATGACTTATCCAATCCTTCAACATTTCATACACCCCTTATTCAGGATTAAGGATTCAGATTTGGCTGACAAGTTCAATGCTGATATTATGCTGGCATGATAGACATGATAAGCAGTACTGGTGTGGCACCTATGTGTTGACCAGCATGAGATGAAATATTCAGAAAGGTGTGTGCCAGGTGTGGGGCATATGTATTGAGCAACATATGATGAAATATGCAGAAGGGTGTGTTGGCACAAACTACTGTGTGAGACCGAACTGGCACAATACAGTCAAGCAGGGACTTCTGTAGCTTCCCAAAACTTAAAATCATAATTTAGATATTACCTGGAAtatcttaaataattaaataatattgtaaTTTTAAAATGTTTTTATCTTATTAATTCTTACATTATTGGTTGAATCATCTTCATTGTTCAGTATCAAAATTTCTAAGTTTGTGCTTTGAGAATTGAATCCTATTTCACAACAGCATTTACTTGTTACTCAAACATCATGTCAAAGTGGCTTAAAGAGCCACTGAATGCTCTCCATACCTTGTGCAGCTAAgccttttttttttgcaacaaaaaaaaagagaaaaaaagagagtGAAAAAGTGGCCTGATATGACGAACTAGTGAAAATCATTCTTTAATTGAAGTTCCACACTGGAATTACCAGGAACAACATAGTTATCAAATTAAAGATGTAAAGACTGAAGATAATAAACATGATAATTATATGCAACATTCATCTAATGTATTGCACCCTGGGAAAATCATAACTGAGAGAGAGACTTCTGGTAAGCTAAAGCTAAGGGACTTAATGCTGAAAGGGTTAATCACTTACAGGTCAGCACTAAACTCTTGAGTGGATTAGCAAGCCATTTGGACTTGTTTATGGGTAACAATGAGCAAAGGCAGCAATTTAACTGTCCAATTGATAAGAAACCTTTCAGGAAGTATGGATCCAAGTATTGAGGTATTTCCATATAATGTATAAGACTACTGATATGCAATAATCCTACTGAACTCGATTATACAGACACTTAAATTCCGCATTATTTTTCAGTGATGTTACATGCTATACCACACTGGACCAAAGGGAAGCCGGCATAGGGAAGAGCCTAGGATTTAATTCCTTGTATACGAATGTTCAGACGCATTCATATACGAGAAAAAGGGTTATGTTAAAATAAGGCAGTAATggccaataatatcttatttctTTTTCCCCTCAACTTGCTTCTTTGGCACAAAATATTCTTTGGATGTACAATTTGAACTGAAAGTCCAATCATGCAGGCTAATATGCcaatataaaatatgaaaaaaaagtaGGCATATCGAGACTTCCATAAGAATAATTCCCTCCAGCCAGTGTGGGTTGGTGAACAGGAATTCAAATTAGGTGTCTCCTTTCTCACAATTCAAAGTCTATGACTTTGCCACTATTTTTATCGATTGgtttgcatcattatattttattCTGATATTAATTTTGTTGAATATCTATGCGATACTGATAATGAAAGTTCATTGCTCTAGTTCTGAATTAAGATTTTCTGCTCTCTTCTTTTTCAAATGATAGTAATTGATTCCTTTTTCTTTAATGTCAAATTCATGTATTAATGTGAAACATGCATAACTCTGGTAATTCAATTGTTAGAGGCAATGATTCATGGTCAGTCTTAAGTTGAGATAGAGGCTTACAGTGGGCATGGCAGCAGTCATCCTGCCTATGCGATCGGAGCATTCAGCTCTACTGTAGGCACACAAATTACGCAGAATTCTCGAAGCATTTATTCGAAGAACAGGCTCGGTCAGTGCCCCCATGAGCTGCTCCAACACCTCCTTTTCCTTCAAGACACGATCACAATTGTTAATGCTCTCCAATGTCAACACTGCCAGCGTCACTCCTGCTTCATTACTCAATAAGTTCTGATCCTCTGTGAATCCTGGCCTGAGGAAGCTCGACAGGAGCAGCTTGGTAATTCCTCCAGTGCTTCCAATCTTCTCCTTTGCATTGTCATCCATGGCCAGGTTTTTTAGTACCTCAATTCCCAGCTTTTGCAGCACCATGTGGCTCTCTCCATTCTGTATGATCTCCCTTATGTTGCTCACCGTGAATACAATCTCCGATATCTCCTGCCGGAGAAACTTGCCAGTGCTCCCGGTTGTGCTAACCAGCATCTTCACAACCTGCAATGACCTCTTCACTGTTCTGATCTGTGAGTCTGGTGCTCGATCATTCCTGAGCAGAGTTTTGCTAGCACTAGTGAGGTCTATGATCTTTGGCAGGAGACCTCGGGCATTGCCGATCTTCCAGCAGTTGTCATGGTCAGCTGCAAGCTTCTTAAGTATCAGCAGACCCAGCAAATTAAAGACCGAGAAGTCGTAGTTCGTGCCATCAGCTGCATCGGATCTCTTGGACATCTCATGGGGTGTCATGTTGGAGGTCTTGCCACCGTGGAGCAGAGACGATATCGACTCCATTGCACCTGGAATAGCAGCAACCCGAAGAACGTTCGTCCTCTTCCCTGCAAGTTTCGACACGATCTCTGCTGCGCACCTCCTGATCTCCTCTTCGCCCGGGTTCTTCCAGTTCAGCATCTCGACGAGTCGCTCTATCACCCACGTCGAGGTCCCGATCTTCCTTAGCGTGTCGTCGGCGAACTTGGCGCTCTTCACAAACTTCTCCAGGACTTGAGCGCCGATTAGCTGTTCATCACGGAACTCGGAGTTCAGGAGTTCCTTTGCGAAGGTCACCAGATCCATCTTCAGGCCGTCGAAGACACTGCCATCGATGCATTTTGCGTAAGCGTCGTAGAAGAAGCGCCTGATCGAGACTATTCCGCCTTCTCCGAGCTCACACTCTCGGCTGACAGTCTCCAGCAGATTGCAGTATAAGATCCTCCATGTCCAGTAGGCTTTCTCCATCAGGAAGATGAGAGCCTCCGCGAGTGCCAGCGCGTAGAACAGATTCAGTGCTGGTTTCCTGTTCCTGCTATCTTGTTCTACGTTGCCGTAGTCCTGCTGAATAAGGCGCAGCAGGGACAGTGCCACACAGGCCAAGGCCGACAAGAGTTGAAGCCATGAGAGGACCCTGCTGATGTTCTTCGACATGAACACCCAGCCGGCATAAGGAATCAGTGGAACGTCAGGACCATGCCATGTCCGCTGAGCTGTGGATTCAACCGCAGAATCGTCCCGGGACGATCCGACCGCTCGGTTACTTCTCGTAGGCCTTCGGCTTCGGTCACCATGTCTTCGGAGAACAGAGAACGGGTTGAAGGCGGCACTCAGGGCCCGAAAGAATAATCGGGAGCTAGATTGCAGCGCCCGGAAGCTGTACGTCCCGGCGCCTCCCAACGTCGATGCCGATTGGTGCTGCCACTCCAGCTCGTGGCTGCGGCTAAAGATTCTGGTACTCTCGATGACGAGAATTATGGTCACGAACAGGAAATCCTTCCCCTCGAGCTTGATGGCGAAGCCACCGAGAAGGACGACGGTGGCCCAGACGAATGCTAGCGTGCCAAGACCACTGGCAGATTTCTCCAGCAGAGCCAGCCGGAAGGCGAAGAGCGTCAGCTTCTTCTCAGGTGCTTGCTTGCTGCTACTGTTTCGAGATGTCGGTGGCGCGTCGCTGGACTCAGACTGAGGCTCGAAGGAGAGTTGGCTGGCAACAAAATTACTGCTGCCGCGTCGGTTCGTAAGCGGAACGATGTCTAACCTGATGCTCGTATCTCCTTCCTTCGGTTGTTCTTGCTCCATCTTCATCGCTTGAGGCTCCCAATTGCTAGAGATGAACAGCGAGAACAGACATGGAACTCATCTGATTGACTTGACTACATTATAGCAAAGTGGTGTTGACGGAGTCAATGACTGCTCGGAATTGCTGGAGAAAACGATACGCTTTCCGGATTGAAAAAGAACATGAACAgtgtgatgatgacgatgatgtcgAGGAAGAGTGCCTTCTGCACATCGATCAACCCTCTTTGGATCCTTTGTTCAATGGTTCGTCCGTATGCTTTCTCCTCCTAATGCTGAGATCGTTTTCTAGTCTTTTGGACTTTTCTTGAACTGTAGCTCTCTTCACGTAATCTCTTGGGACCTCAGACGCAACAATAAATTGCTGAGCCCGACATCCCTACCGACTTCATCATCGAGTTCTTCATGCAATTCTTCAGATGTGCATCCTCTGCTGGATCAGGCAATCCACCATCTCCTTCAAGTGGTCTAATTAGTTGGCAGGAAGAATCTTGGTGTTGTTCTAACTGTGGAATTTTCTTCTTGCTTAGGTTGCACATCAGTTTCCATCAGTGATCTGTGCCATGAAAGAGATCCTGCTTGACTATATCATGCAGATCAATGTTGAAGCTTCACATTCATCAAGCTCACAAAACTGGACAGAAATTGTCTTCAGA
Protein-coding regions in this window:
- the LOC135673315 gene encoding uncharacterized protein LOC135673315: MKMEQEQPKEGDTSIRLDIVPLTNRRGSSNFVASQLSFEPQSESSDAPPTSRNSSSKQAPEKKLTLFAFRLALLEKSASGLGTLAFVWATVVLLGGFAIKLEGKDFLFVTIILVIESTRIFSRSHELEWQHQSASTLGGAGTYSFRALQSSSRLFFRALSAAFNPFSVLRRHGDRSRRPTRSNRAVGSSRDDSAVESTAQRTWHGPDVPLIPYAGWVFMSKNISRVLSWLQLLSALACVALSLLRLIQQDYGNVEQDSRNRKPALNLFYALALAEALIFLMEKAYWTWRILYCNLLETVSRECELGEGGIVSIRRFFYDAYAKCIDGSVFDGLKMDLVTFAKELLNSEFRDEQLIGAQVLEKFVKSAKFADDTLRKIGTSTWVIERLVEMLNWKNPGEEEIRRCAAEIVSKLAGKRTNVLRVAAIPGAMESISSLLHGGKTSNMTPHEMSKRSDAADGTNYDFSVFNLLGLLILKKLAADHDNCWKIGNARGLLPKIIDLTSASKTLLRNDRAPDSQIRTVKRSLQVVKMLVSTTGSTGKFLRQEISEIVFTVSNIREIIQNGESHMVLQKLGIEVLKNLAMDDNAKEKIGSTGGITKLLLSSFLRPGFTEDQNLLSNEAGVTLAVLTLESINNCDRVLKEKEVLEQLMGALTEPVLRINASRILRNLCAYSRAECSDRIGRMTAAMPTVLKSIMEAKEKLLEVSIGLTTQICKLMDPDEFAEALRQASIEETDLVEKLVRTLEKYTFPEIMVPRIRRFVIEQAIWMMKSNRNSIQLFKKFEMENLLGSVAETTSQLECFHIFSGSVGLIQHSKPLSSLLETALDLMIDN